Proteins co-encoded in one Microcella sp. genomic window:
- a CDS encoding addiction module protein, protein MVDPLLMEQVKRLDVAGRLELIGELWQSLDHDELEVTHADNALIDERLDDMKRHPDASASWDDVAARLRARLP, encoded by the coding sequence ATGGTCGATCCACTACTCATGGAGCAGGTGAAGCGCCTCGATGTCGCAGGACGCCTCGAGCTGATCGGCGAACTCTGGCAATCACTCGACCACGACGAGCTCGAGGTCACTCACGCAGACAATGCCCTTATCGACGAACGACTTGACGACATGAAGCGTCACCCAGATGCGAGTGCGTCGTGGGACGACGTGGCGGCTCGGTTGCGCGCACGTCTGCCGTGA